The segment CGCTTTGGTTGTGAAATCAGAAGAAAATTGTGTGATTCCACCCACAAGTCCTGCTTCCCCAAGATTCAAACTGAATTTTTGGGCTGTTGGATTGCCTGGAATACGGAAGGAAATATCTGCTTGGAGTTTTCCAGTTGTTTGTGAATCCACACCATCTGATACACTGATGATTTTACCATCTGGTGTGAAGGAAACTTCGAGTTCAGTATTTCCAGAAACACTTGTGTTTTCACCACCAGTTCCATTCACATCAACAGATACTTGGCTTGCATCTTCTAGTTTAAAACGCATCTTCCAAACATTGTCGCGCATTTTGTAAAATTCCACTCCCATTTGGCGAGTGTTACCTAATTCATCATACACGTTAATAGAAGTTACATGGCCACGTCTTTGGCGAGGGTCTGGGTCATTGATATAACGTTGGATGTCTTCTTCAGTTGCATCTGCAGGAACAGCAGCTACACTTGCATTGAGGTTAGATTGAAAATCAACATTTCTTGTAGCTCGAGCAGGTTCTTTGGAATATAATGGGATTACGATATCTTCTAAAGACCCGGCAGAGTTGATGTATTTATTTCCAGTGTCATCAAGTCTTGAATTCCAACCTTGTACTTTAAGTCCGTTGGCTGGGTTGACATAAAAACCATTTTTATCGACGTTAAACGCACCAGCACGAGTATAAAACTGTTTGTCACCATCTTTAACGATAAAAAATCCTTCCCCAGATACAGCAAGGTCAGTGTTTTTGCCTGTTGTTTGTAAGGCACCTTGAGTCATGATTTTGTCAATCGCAGCAATGAGAGATCCAAGACCTACTTGTTTTGGGTTTGTTCCCCCAATCCTTTCGTTTGGTTCAGATGCACCTTGCAATTCTTGTGAGATCATATCTTGGAACGTTACACGTTCTGTTTTAAATCCATGTGTGTTAACGTTAGAGATGTTGTTACCAATAACATCCATTCTAACTTGGTGGTTTTTCAATCCGGAAACACCGGAATAAAGTGATCTCATCATAACGTTCTATCCTCTCTTTTTTTATCGACCTTTTTCAATTAATCCTGATAAGCTTCTTGTTTTTTTAACGTATTGTTTGGAATGTTTGTCGGACGTTGTTGTTGGAACTGTGTTTCTGACTTTAATAACTCTGGATCAGAGATTAAATTGATTTTTGAAACATCAAGCATACGACCATTCACACGAACATAAGTTTTTCCTTCATTATCGAACAAAATCGCACCAGCAAGACCAGTGACATCTTCCCCAGTCACTAAATCTGGTCCTGATACAATTTTACCTACAACCGAATAACTTTGTTTAGATTCCATACGAGCAATCCCAGAAGAAATATTTTTCATCTGTTCGAGTGAAGAAAACTGTGCCATTTGCGCAATGAAGTCTTTGTCTTGCACTGGATTTGTTGGATCTTGGTGAGAAAGTTGTGTCAAAAGAAGTTTTAGAAAATCATCTTTCCCTAACTCTTTTTGTTTTTCTCGGATTTCAATTCCTTTTAATCCACTAGTCTCTTCTTTTTCCAGTTGGTCCAAATGTTTGCGGATATTAAAACTTCTATCACCTTCAAAGTATTTGGTTCTTGCAGAATTTTGTGTAGAGATATCTTGCATTCCGTCTGGCATATTGTCCTCGATCTTTTTTTATTTCGTAAATTTAGGCAAAAAATTCTAATACTTTGGAATCAGGTGGTAAAGAGATATCATCTAAACCTACTCCATTTTCTTTTTCCAATTTCTGAATATTTCCGCGGTTTTTTGCAGTTTCCATCAGTGTTTGGTAAAGTTCATTTTGATTTTGTCTCTCTGCAAATTGGTTCCCGTCATCCCATAAATCTATGATGAGCGCTTGTAAGTCGAGACCTGACTCTTTCAAATTTTCCTTAATTGTTTGGATTTCGTTCTGAAGGGATTTTTGTAACTCTTCTGATTCAACTAAAATTCGACCTTCTACTTTTTCTCCATCAACAGTCACCTTAAGAGTTAAACGACCGTACTCTTTTGGATTCATTATGATTTCAGCACTCGATTTTCCATTTTGAACAATATCAAACTTAGCTTGTTTGATGAGCTCATCCAAATTTTGTTTTAAATTGGTTTCTTTCGG is part of the Leptospira levettii genome and harbors:
- the flgE gene encoding flagellar hook protein FlgE; amino-acid sequence: MMRSLYSGVSGLKNHQVRMDVIGNNISNVNTHGFKTERVTFQDMISQELQGASEPNERIGGTNPKQVGLGSLIAAIDKIMTQGALQTTGKNTDLAVSGEGFFIVKDGDKQFYTRAGAFNVDKNGFYVNPANGLKVQGWNSRLDDTGNKYINSAGSLEDIVIPLYSKEPARATRNVDFQSNLNASVAAVPADATEEDIQRYINDPDPRQRRGHVTSINVYDELGNTRQMGVEFYKMRDNVWKMRFKLEDASQVSVDVNGTGGENTSVSGNTELEVSFTPDGKIISVSDGVDSQTTGKLQADISFRIPGNPTAQKFSLNLGEAGLVGGITQFSSDFTTKAVKQDGYPMGYMESFSIDNTGTVTGVFSNGVRQPLARVALANFTNPAGLNKEGDTMYSFSLNSGEANIGEAGSQGRGKINAGLLEMSNVDLSDQFTDMIVTQRGFQANSRTIVTSDQMIQEVLGLKR